In one window of Gadus chalcogrammus isolate NIFS_2021 chromosome 12, NIFS_Gcha_1.0, whole genome shotgun sequence DNA:
- the bsg gene encoding basigin — protein sequence MGRVWGLIALLMCFYRANALAAGFIKCPLSLTKIVSGWAELHCEVVGSPLPEVQWWFIEGHEPNETFTQLFDGARDDRVRVNATYLAHSTSTIHLTDLGLHDTGTYECRASNDPDRNELKKTPKIKWIRSQANVIVIERPNIIAEPFEVVNQTSAVLRCNLTETTLPVQGSHWLLNGKVLENSKSTEPTPFTSLSLDKITTHSGGKYECVFLTDPPVQQAVEVKTPPHVVAYKHSENGDENDKILLTCVSHGYPLPSDWSWSKTQADGSLVPIVNNTAEKYEIKSTPNKTTLAITALSIELDKGEYVCTGISDLGATSDRIQLRVRSRLAAVWPFLGIVVEVIILVTIIFIYEKRRKPDEIQDDDDSGSAPLKSNSDTNHKEKNVRQRNSN from the exons ATGGGGCGTGTGTGGGGTTTGATCGCCCTTTTGATGTGCTTTTATCGAGCTAACGCATTGGCAG CAGGGTTCATCAAGTGTCCCCTGTCCCTGACCAAGATCGTCTCTGGCTGGGCGGAGCTGCACTGTGAGGTGGTGGGCTCTCCCCTCCCCGAGGTGCAGTGGTGGTTCATAGAAGGCCACGAGCCCAACGAGACCTTCACTCAGTTGTTTGACGGCGCGCGGGACGACCGCGTGCGAGTGAACGCCACGTACCTCGCGCACAGCACGAGCACCATCCATCTCACTGACCTCGGCCTCCACGACACGGGCACCTACGAGTGTCGCGCCTCCAACGACCCCGACCGCAATGAGCTGAAGAAGACGCCCAAAATCAAGTGGATCCGCTCACAGGCAAACGTTATTGTGATtgaaa GACCAAACATCATCGCTGAGCCCTTTGAAGTCGTCAACCAGACCTCCGCCGTCCTCCGCTGCAACCTCACCGAGACTACCCTCCCAGTCCAGGGCTCCCACTGGTTGTTGAACGGAAAGGTCCTCGAAAATTCAAAGTCCACTGAACCCACTCCATTCACTTCCCTTTC GTTGGATAAGATCACTACGCACTCCGGTGGGAAGTACGAGTGTGTGTTCCTGACCGACCCACCTGTGCAGCAGGCCGTCGAAGTCAAAA caccTCCTCACGTCGTCGCCTACAAACACTCTGAGAACGGCGACGAGAACGACAAGATCCTGCTGACCTGTGTGAGCCACGGCTACCCTCTCCCCAGCGACTGGTCCTGGTCCAAGACCCAGGCAGACGGCTCACTGGTG CCCATCGTCAACAACACGGCAGAAAAGTACGAGATCAAGAGCACCCCCAACAAGACGACCCTGGCCATAACGGCCCTGAGCATTGAGCTGGACAAGGGGGAGTACGTGTGCACCGGGATCAGCGACCTGGGGGCCACCAGCGACCGCATCCAGCTGCGCGTCCGCAGCCGTCTGGCTGCCGTCTGGCCCTTCCTGGGCATCGTGGTGGAGGTCATCATCCTGGtcaccatcatcttcatctacgagaagaggagaaagcccGACGAGATCCAAGACG ATGACGACTCAGGATCTGCTCCCCT GAAGAGCAATTCTGACACAAACCACAAGGAAAAGAATGTCAGGCAAAGGAATTCTAACTAG